Proteins from a genomic interval of Pantoea deleyi:
- a CDS encoding ABC transporter ATP-binding protein, giving the protein MLYRRFERFINIFHDAPTDSPPSTVWSFYFYYLRQVWPSFAALLVVGLASALIEVSLFSYLSRIIDMVNHSTPATLFRDNWPLLLWMAAVALILRPLFIGLHDMLVHQSISPGMTSMIRWQHHNYVLRQSLNFFQSDFAGRIAQRIMQTGNSLRDSAVQLVDAIWHVLIYAVTSLVLFAGADWRLMIPLILWMVAYSASLRFFVPRVKARSVVSSEARSKLMGTIVDGYTNIATIKLFAHSDLERQYARQAIQEQTDKTQHASRMVTSMDLTLSALNGLLIVSTSGLALWLWSQSLISVGAIALATGLVIRLVNMSGWIMWVVNGIFENIGMVQDGLETIAQPLSVQDAPQATQLKVTRGNIRFEDVRFDYGGGRQVIDGFNLDIKPGEKIGLIGPSGAGKSTLVNLLLRLYDLNSGRIVIDDQDIASVTQESLRSQIGMVTQDTSLLHRSIRENLLYGRPDASDEALQLAMKRARADEFIPLLSDAQGRTGLDAHVGERGVKLSGGQRQRVAIARVLLKDAPVLIMDEATSALDSEVEAAIQESLESLMQGKTVIAIAHRLSTIAKMDRLVVLDKGGIAEMGSHHELLAKNGLYARLWQHQTGGFVGVD; this is encoded by the coding sequence ATGTTGTATCGCCGTTTTGAGCGTTTTATCAATATTTTTCATGACGCGCCTACCGATTCGCCCCCTTCAACGGTCTGGTCGTTTTACTTCTACTATCTGCGGCAGGTCTGGCCAAGTTTTGCGGCCCTGCTGGTGGTGGGCCTGGCGTCAGCCCTGATCGAAGTGTCGCTGTTCAGCTATCTGAGCCGCATCATCGATATGGTCAATCACTCCACGCCCGCCACCCTGTTCCGGGATAACTGGCCGCTGCTGCTCTGGATGGCGGCGGTGGCGCTGATCCTGCGGCCGCTGTTTATTGGCCTGCATGACATGCTGGTTCATCAGAGCATCAGCCCCGGCATGACCAGCATGATCCGCTGGCAGCATCACAACTACGTGCTGCGCCAGAGCCTCAACTTCTTCCAGAGCGACTTTGCCGGGCGCATTGCGCAGCGCATTATGCAGACCGGCAATTCACTGCGCGACTCGGCGGTGCAGCTGGTCGACGCCATCTGGCATGTCCTGATCTACGCCGTCACCTCGCTGGTCCTCTTTGCCGGTGCCGACTGGCGGCTGATGATCCCGCTGATTCTGTGGATGGTCGCCTACAGCGCCTCGCTGCGCTTCTTTGTGCCGCGCGTCAAGGCGCGCTCGGTGGTCTCCTCAGAGGCCCGTTCGAAGCTGATGGGGACGATCGTGGATGGCTACACCAATATCGCCACCATCAAACTGTTTGCGCACAGCGATCTGGAACGTCAGTATGCCCGTCAGGCGATTCAGGAGCAGACCGATAAAACCCAGCACGCCAGCCGCATGGTCACCAGCATGGATCTGACGCTGTCGGCCCTGAACGGGCTGCTGATCGTCTCTACCTCCGGGCTGGCGCTCTGGCTGTGGAGCCAGTCGTTAATCAGTGTCGGTGCGATTGCGCTGGCGACCGGTCTGGTGATCCGCCTGGTCAACATGTCCGGCTGGATTATGTGGGTGGTCAACGGCATCTTCGAGAATATCGGCATGGTGCAGGATGGGCTGGAGACCATCGCGCAGCCGCTGAGCGTGCAGGATGCGCCGCAGGCGACGCAGCTTAAGGTGACGCGCGGCAATATCCGCTTTGAGGATGTGCGCTTCGATTATGGCGGCGGCCGTCAGGTGATCGACGGGTTTAACCTCGACATCAAGCCCGGCGAGAAGATCGGTCTGATCGGTCCGTCGGGCGCCGGGAAATCGACGCTGGTTAACCTGCTGCTGCGGCTCTATGACCTGAACAGCGGGCGGATTGTGATCGACGATCAGGACATCGCCTCCGTGACGCAGGAGAGCCTGCGCAGTCAGATTGGCATGGTCACCCAGGACACGTCGCTCCTGCACCGCTCCATCCGTGAAAATCTGCTCTACGGGCGTCCCGACGCCAGCGACGAGGCGCTGCAGCTGGCGATGAAACGCGCCCGCGCCGATGAGTTTATTCCGCTGCTCTCCGACGCGCAGGGCCGCACCGGGCTGGATGCACACGTCGGCGAACGCGGCGTGAAGCTCTCGGGTGGTCAGCGTCAGCGCGTGGCGATAGCCCGTGTGCTGCTGAAGGATGCGCCGGTTCTGATCATGGATGAAGCCACCTCAGCGCTCGACTCCGAGGTGGAAGCGGCCATTCAGGAGAGCCTGGAGTCGCTCATGCAGGGCAAAACCGTGATCGCCATTGCGCACCGCCTCTCCACCATCGCGAAGATGGATCGGCTGGTGGTGCTGGATAAAGGCGGTATTGCCGAGATGGGCAGCCATCACGAGCTGCTGGCGAAAAACGGCCTCTATGCCCGGCTCTGGCAGCATCAGACCGGAGGATTTGTCGGCGTCGATTAA
- a CDS encoding GNAT family N-acetyltransferase — MEITIRAREPQDAAAYQRLYSHPDVYPWTLQLPFPSVATWEKKFARMDAEGFIAFVAEIEGSLAGELTLFVDNKPRTRHCISFGLGVHPEFAGRGVGERLIRTALDYARNWLGITRMELEVFHDNDRALRLYERLGFEREGVMRQAALRDGQLRDVIIMAKLLHEQ; from the coding sequence ATGGAAATCACCATTCGGGCTCGGGAACCGCAGGACGCCGCGGCCTATCAACGGCTATACAGTCATCCCGATGTCTATCCCTGGACGCTGCAACTGCCGTTTCCCAGCGTAGCCACCTGGGAGAAAAAATTCGCCCGTATGGATGCCGAGGGGTTTATCGCTTTCGTTGCGGAGATCGAGGGTTCGCTGGCCGGTGAGCTGACGCTGTTTGTCGATAACAAGCCGCGCACCCGCCACTGCATCAGCTTCGGACTGGGCGTGCATCCCGAGTTTGCCGGGCGCGGCGTCGGTGAGCGCCTGATCCGCACCGCGCTCGACTATGCCCGCAACTGGCTGGGCATTACCCGCATGGAGCTGGAGGTGTTTCACGACAACGACCGGGCGCTGCGGCTCTACGAGCGGCTGGGCTTTGAGCGCGAAGGGGTGATGCGTCAGGCGGCCCTGCGCGATGGGCAGTTACGCGATGTGATCATAATGGCGAAGCTGCTGCACGAGCAGTAA
- a CDS encoding HD-GYP domain-containing protein: MIKLITIDELRPGMFIHKLEVWWIKDQRIHNQMLIADPRQIDQLRNEGIRQLWIDLDRSVQAPIAIPNATKPVARTPFFQELDQAQQIFQQGKPKVLAMFNEARLGNSLKLDYMMDLVDEIAGSITREPSAMLSVARLKNHDDYTYLHSMAVCGLMIALGKKLGLEERALRRVGMGGLLHDVGKAAVPLAILNKAGKLDEEELRVMRQHPVVGAQILIECDADSDLIDIALHHHEKYDGSGYPHRLKGEAISLYARMSAVCDVYDAVTSTRAYRNGWTPAEAMHQMLSWRGHFDPGLLHTFIRTIGIYPVGSLVRLASGRVALVVKAGEKSLMRPCVHVFWSLHAQREVKPEELDLGDSFCTDSIVGAEDSTLWSNVDLNRIWALEVA, from the coding sequence GTGATAAAGCTGATTACTATCGATGAACTGCGTCCGGGTATGTTTATCCACAAGCTGGAAGTCTGGTGGATAAAGGACCAGCGCATTCATAATCAGATGCTGATCGCGGATCCACGACAAATCGACCAGTTACGCAATGAAGGGATCCGTCAGCTCTGGATCGATCTCGATCGATCGGTTCAGGCACCGATCGCGATCCCGAATGCCACGAAACCCGTCGCCCGGACGCCATTTTTTCAGGAGCTGGATCAGGCACAGCAGATCTTTCAGCAGGGCAAACCCAAAGTGCTGGCGATGTTCAATGAGGCCCGGCTGGGCAACAGCCTGAAGCTGGATTACATGATGGACCTGGTGGATGAGATCGCCGGGTCCATTACGCGTGAACCCTCAGCCATGCTCAGCGTGGCGCGGCTTAAAAATCATGATGACTATACCTATCTGCATTCGATGGCGGTCTGCGGTCTTATGATTGCGCTGGGTAAAAAACTGGGTCTGGAGGAGCGCGCGCTGCGCCGGGTTGGCATGGGCGGTTTGCTGCATGACGTCGGTAAAGCTGCCGTGCCGCTGGCGATCCTGAATAAAGCCGGCAAGCTGGATGAAGAGGAGCTGCGGGTAATGCGCCAGCATCCGGTGGTGGGCGCGCAGATCCTGATCGAGTGCGACGCCGACAGCGATCTGATCGATATCGCCCTGCATCATCACGAAAAGTATGATGGCAGCGGCTATCCGCACCGGCTGAAAGGCGAGGCGATTTCGCTTTACGCGCGCATGTCGGCAGTGTGTGACGTCTATGATGCCGTCACCTCGACCCGCGCCTACCGTAACGGCTGGACACCGGCAGAGGCGATGCATCAGATGCTGAGCTGGCGCGGCCACTTCGATCCGGGCCTGCTGCACACCTTTATCCGCACCATCGGCATCTATCCGGTGGGCTCACTGGTGCGTCTGGCCTCCGGCCGGGTGGCGCTGGTGGTGAAAGCGGGTGAAAAGTCGCTGATGCGTCCCTGTGTGCATGTCTTCTGGTCGCTGCACGCTCAGCGTGAGGTGAAACCGGAGGAGCTCGACCTGGGTGACAGTTTCTGCACCGACAGCATTGTGGGCGCAGAAGACAGCACGCTCTGGAGCAACGTCGACCTGAATCGTATCTGGGCGCTGGAAGTCGCCTGA
- the kdpF gene encoding K(+)-transporting ATPase subunit F, translating into MSVGVITGIVLVVLLLGYLIYALLNAEAF; encoded by the coding sequence GTGAGCGTGGGCGTAATAACCGGCATCGTGCTGGTGGTGTTGTTACTGGGCTATCTGATCTATGCCCTGTTAAATGCGGAGGCCTTCTGA
- the kdpA gene encoding potassium-transporting ATPase subunit KdpA, producing MAANAFLLIAFYLVLLMVLAQPLGRGLASLVADKPVFARLEAPLWRLLGAQQSEMRWPHYLLAILLFNALGFVLLLAILLMQGALPLNPQQLPGLSWHLALNTAVSFVTNTNWQSYSGESTLSYFSQMVGLTVQNFLSAATGIAVAFALIRGFANRSSASLGNAWRDLTRITLYVLLPISLLMALFFVSQGSIQNFAPYHNFTTLEGVQQTLSMGPVASQEAIKMLGTNGGGFFNANSAHPFENPTVLTNLVQMLSIFLIPAALCFAFGESVRDRRQGHMLLWAMTLMFVAAVAVVMWAELQGNPHFLQMGADSAANMEGKETRFGILNSSLFAVITTAASCGAVNAMHDSFTALGGMVPMWLMQLGEVVFGGVGAGLYGMLLFVLLAVFIAGLMIGRTPEFLGKKVDVWEMKMTALAILVTPALVLIGTALAMMTDAGRSAMANPGIHGFSEVLYAVSSAANNNGSAFAGLSANTPFWNLLLAVCMLLGRFGIIIPVMAIAGAMAVKKVQPVGNGTLPTHGPLFIALLIGTVLLVGALTFIPALALGPVAEHLQLVQGQSS from the coding sequence ATGGCGGCCAATGCTTTTTTACTCATCGCATTTTATCTGGTGCTGCTGATGGTGCTGGCGCAACCGCTGGGTCGGGGGCTGGCGTCCCTGGTGGCGGACAAACCGGTCTTTGCCCGTCTGGAAGCGCCGCTGTGGCGACTGCTGGGCGCACAACAGTCGGAGATGCGCTGGCCGCACTATCTGCTGGCGATCCTGCTGTTCAATGCGCTGGGCTTCGTGCTGCTGCTGGCTATCCTGCTGATGCAGGGCGCGCTGCCGCTGAATCCCCAGCAGCTGCCGGGCCTGAGCTGGCATCTGGCGCTGAACACCGCCGTGAGCTTCGTGACCAACACCAACTGGCAGTCCTACAGCGGCGAAAGCACCCTGAGCTATTTCAGTCAGATGGTGGGCCTGACGGTGCAGAACTTCCTCTCTGCCGCGACCGGTATCGCCGTGGCGTTTGCCCTGATCCGCGGCTTCGCGAATCGCAGTTCGGCTTCGCTGGGTAACGCCTGGCGCGACCTGACGCGCATCACGCTCTACGTCTTACTGCCCATCAGCCTGCTGATGGCGCTGTTCTTTGTCAGCCAGGGCAGCATTCAGAACTTTGCGCCCTACCATAACTTCACCACGCTGGAAGGGGTGCAGCAGACGCTGTCGATGGGGCCGGTGGCGTCGCAGGAGGCGATCAAAATGCTGGGCACCAACGGAGGAGGCTTCTTCAACGCCAACTCTGCCCATCCGTTTGAGAACCCGACTGTGCTGACTAACCTGGTGCAGATGCTCAGTATCTTCCTGATCCCGGCGGCGCTCTGCTTCGCGTTTGGCGAAAGCGTGCGTGACCGTCGTCAGGGCCACATGCTGCTCTGGGCGATGACGCTGATGTTTGTCGCGGCCGTGGCGGTGGTGATGTGGGCCGAACTGCAGGGCAATCCGCACTTCCTGCAGATGGGCGCAGACAGCGCCGCCAACATGGAAGGCAAAGAGACGCGCTTCGGCATCCTCAACAGCAGCCTGTTTGCGGTGATTACGACGGCGGCCTCCTGCGGCGCGGTGAACGCCATGCACGACTCCTTTACCGCGCTGGGCGGGATGGTGCCGATGTGGCTGATGCAGCTGGGCGAGGTGGTGTTTGGCGGGGTCGGCGCGGGCCTCTACGGCATGCTGCTGTTTGTGCTGCTGGCGGTGTTTATCGCCGGGCTGATGATTGGCCGTACGCCGGAATTCCTGGGTAAAAAAGTGGATGTGTGGGAGATGAAGATGACCGCGCTGGCGATTCTGGTCACCCCGGCGCTGGTGCTGATCGGCACTGCGCTGGCGATGATGACGGACGCCGGACGCAGCGCCATGGCGAACCCGGGCATTCACGGCTTCAGCGAGGTGCTCTACGCGGTCTCCTCGGCGGCCAATAACAACGGCAGCGCCTTTGCCGGACTGAGTGCCAACACCCCGTTCTGGAACCTGTTACTGGCCGTCTGCATGCTGCTGGGCCGTTTCGGCATCATCATTCCGGTGATGGCGATTGCCGGGGCGATGGCGGTGAAAAAAGTGCAGCCGGTGGGTAACGGCACGCTGCCGACGCACGGTCCGCTGTTTATTGCGCTGCTGATCGGCACCGTTCTGCTGGTGGGTGCACTGACCTTTATTCCTGCTCTGGCCCTCGGCCCGGTGGCTGAGCATCTGCAACTTGTTCAGGGACAATCCTCATGA
- the kdpB gene encoding potassium-transporting ATPase subunit KdpB: MSRQQQALFDAALLRTSAWDAVKKLDPRVQFRNPVMFVVYLGSILTSLLALAMLAGRVGGSASFTGAIALWLWFTVLFANLAEALAEGRSKAQASSLKGVKKTSFAKKLAAARYGAEWQQVGADQLRKGDAVLVEAGDIIPCDGEVVEGGASVDESAITGESAPVIRESGGDFASVTGGTRILSDWLVITCSANPGETFLDRMIAMVEGAKRRKTPNEIALTILLVSLTIVFLLATVTLWPFSAWGGTPVSVTVLVALLVCLIPTTIGGLLSAIGVAGMSRMLGANVIATSGRAVEAAGDVDVLMLDKTGTITLGNRQATQFLPAPGVSEEQLADAAQLASLADETPEGRSIVVLAKQQFNLRERDLSSMGASFIPFSAQTRMSGVNVQDRLIRKGAVDAVRRHIEANQGRFPAEVNAQVEEVARTGGTPLVVAEGANVLGVVALKDIVKGGIKERFAELRKMGIKTVMITGDNPLTAAAIAAEAGVDDFLSEATPEAKLALIRQYQAEGRLVAMTGDGTNDAPALAQADVAVAMNSGTQAAKEAGNMVDLDSNPTKLLEVVHIGKQMLMTRGSLTTFSIANDVAKYFAIIPAAFAATYPQLNMLNVMQLHSPASAILSAVIFNALVIVFLIPLALKGVSYRPLSAAALLRRNLLIYGLGGLLVPFVGIKAIDLLLVLSGMA; this comes from the coding sequence ATGAGTCGTCAACAACAGGCATTATTTGACGCAGCCCTGCTGCGCACCTCGGCCTGGGATGCGGTGAAAAAGCTCGATCCGCGGGTACAGTTTCGTAACCCGGTGATGTTTGTGGTCTACCTCGGCAGCATTCTGACCTCGCTGCTGGCGCTGGCGATGCTGGCTGGCCGTGTCGGCGGCAGCGCCAGCTTTACCGGCGCGATCGCGCTCTGGCTCTGGTTTACCGTGCTGTTCGCCAACCTGGCGGAGGCGCTGGCCGAAGGGCGCAGTAAGGCCCAGGCCAGCAGCCTGAAAGGGGTAAAAAAGACCAGCTTTGCTAAAAAACTTGCGGCGGCGCGCTATGGCGCTGAGTGGCAGCAGGTGGGCGCCGATCAGCTGCGTAAAGGCGACGCGGTGCTGGTGGAAGCGGGCGACATCATCCCTTGCGACGGTGAAGTCGTGGAGGGCGGCGCCTCGGTGGATGAGAGCGCCATTACCGGGGAATCCGCGCCGGTGATCCGTGAATCGGGCGGGGACTTCGCCTCTGTCACCGGCGGGACCCGTATCCTCTCCGACTGGCTGGTGATCACCTGTAGCGCCAACCCGGGCGAAACCTTCCTTGACCGGATGATCGCGATGGTCGAGGGCGCGAAACGCCGTAAAACGCCGAACGAGATCGCCCTGACTATTCTGCTGGTCTCACTGACCATTGTGTTCCTGCTGGCAACCGTGACGCTCTGGCCATTCTCGGCCTGGGGCGGCACGCCGGTCAGCGTAACGGTGCTGGTGGCGCTGCTGGTCTGCCTGATCCCGACCACCATCGGGGGGCTGCTGTCGGCGATTGGCGTGGCGGGCATGAGCCGGATGCTGGGGGCCAATGTCATCGCCACCAGTGGCCGTGCGGTCGAAGCCGCAGGGGATGTGGATGTCCTGATGCTGGATAAAACCGGCACCATCACGCTCGGTAACCGCCAGGCGACGCAGTTTCTGCCCGCACCGGGCGTCAGCGAAGAGCAGCTGGCCGACGCCGCGCAGCTCGCCTCGCTGGCCGATGAGACGCCGGAAGGGCGCAGCATCGTGGTGCTGGCGAAACAGCAGTTTAATCTGCGCGAGCGCGATCTCAGCAGCATGGGGGCCAGCTTTATTCCGTTCTCCGCCCAGACCCGCATGAGCGGCGTTAACGTGCAGGATCGCCTGATCCGCAAGGGCGCGGTGGATGCGGTGCGTCGCCACATCGAAGCGAATCAGGGGCGTTTCCCTGCGGAGGTTAACGCTCAGGTGGAAGAGGTCGCCCGTACCGGCGGAACGCCGCTGGTGGTGGCCGAGGGCGCGAACGTGCTGGGCGTGGTGGCCCTGAAGGATATCGTGAAGGGCGGCATCAAAGAGCGTTTTGCCGAGCTGCGCAAAATGGGCATCAAAACGGTGATGATCACCGGCGATAACCCGCTGACCGCCGCCGCGATTGCCGCAGAAGCGGGCGTGGATGATTTCCTCTCGGAGGCGACGCCGGAAGCGAAGCTGGCGCTGATTCGCCAGTATCAGGCGGAAGGGCGCTTAGTGGCGATGACCGGTGACGGCACCAACGATGCGCCTGCCCTGGCGCAGGCGGATGTGGCGGTGGCGATGAACTCCGGGACGCAGGCGGCAAAAGAGGCGGGCAACATGGTTGACCTCGACTCGAACCCGACCAAGCTGCTGGAGGTGGTGCACATCGGCAAACAGATGCTGATGACGCGCGGTTCGCTGACCACCTTCAGTATCGCCAATGACGTGGCGAAATATTTCGCCATTATTCCGGCGGCGTTTGCGGCGACCTATCCGCAGCTCAACATGCTCAACGTGATGCAGCTGCACTCGCCCGCCAGCGCCATTCTGTCGGCGGTGATCTTTAACGCGCTGGTGATTGTTTTCCTGATCCCGCTGGCCCTGAAAGGCGTCAGCTATCGCCCGCTCAGCGCGGCGGCCCTGCTGCGCCGCAACCTGCTGATTTACGGTCTGGGTGGTCTGCTGGTGCCGTTCGTCGGCATCAAAGCCATCGATCTGCTGTTAGTGTTATCAGGCATGGCCTGA
- the kdpC gene encoding potassium-transporting ATPase subunit KdpC produces the protein MSQLRPAVLLLLLLTLVTGVVYPFLTTGLAQWLFPSQSGGSLLEEDGAARGSALIGQNFTRPGYFWGRPSATSDKPYNPLSSGGSNLAASNPALDNAVTARVAALRAANPQASAAVPVELVTASASGLDPDISAQAALWQAPRVAASRQLPLPQVEALIEKMTHRPLMPFLGTPTVNVLQLNMALNEL, from the coding sequence ATGAGTCAGTTACGTCCGGCCGTTTTACTGCTGTTGCTGCTTACGCTGGTTACCGGCGTGGTTTATCCTTTCCTCACCACCGGACTGGCGCAGTGGCTGTTTCCATCGCAGTCCGGCGGCTCGCTGCTGGAAGAGGATGGCGCCGCACGCGGATCAGCGCTGATTGGCCAGAACTTTACCCGGCCCGGCTATTTCTGGGGCCGTCCTTCCGCCACCAGCGATAAGCCCTATAACCCGCTCTCCTCCGGGGGCAGCAATCTGGCCGCCAGTAACCCGGCGCTGGACAACGCCGTGACGGCGCGCGTTGCGGCACTGCGGGCCGCCAATCCGCAGGCGTCTGCCGCGGTGCCGGTTGAGCTGGTCACCGCCTCTGCCAGTGGTCTGGATCCCGATATTTCGGCCCAGGCTGCCCTGTGGCAGGCGCCGCGGGTGGCCGCCAGCCGCCAGTTGCCGTTGCCACAGGTAGAGGCGCTGATTGAGAAGATGACGCACCGTCCGCTGATGCCCTTCCTGGGGACGCCGACCGTCAACGTGTTGCAGCTGAATATGGCGCTCAACGAACTGTAA
- the kdpD gene encoding two-component system sensor histidine kinase KdpD produces MNHEPQRPDPDALLQANRETHRGRLKIYFGACAGVGKTYAMLQEAQRLRAQGLDVLIGVVETHERPETAQLLTGLTLLPRRATGRSRHAEFDLDAALARHPAVILMDELAHTNVQGSRHPKRWQDIEELLEAGIDVLTTVNVQHLESLNDVVGGVTGIQVRETVPDPFFDSADEVVLVDLPPDDLRQRLKEGKVYIGDRAERAIENFFRKGNLFALRELALRRTADRVDDQMRAWRDQQGRDRVWHTRDAILLCIGDDSGSEKLVRTAARLAARLGSEWHAVYVETPRLHRLPEARRRAILRTLQLAQELGAETATLSEPDEAEAVLGYAREHNLGKIVTGRRPLRRWRRDSFAERLGQLGPDLDLLVVALDEPLKDAPHPLPDGRATSEKWRVQLRGVMMALVLCIVVTAAGQSVLINFDPANCVMIYLLAVVIVALRYGRWPSVIATVMNIVAFDLFFVAPTGTVAVSDLQYLVTFGVMLAVGVIVGNLTAGVRYQARVARYREQRARQLYEMAKSLGSALTPQDIAATSQRVLDATLQARCLLLLPDEQGELQPVGEALPTSEPDRAIAKWSYSKGQPAGAGTDTLPAVPYQILPLKSGAHCRGLLVVEPQNLRQLMIPEQQRLVETFTVLIANALERMALSHSEAASRLAAEREQLRNALLSALSHDLRTPLTVLFGQAEMLMLDLAGDNSKYVPQASQIREQTLSTIRLVSNMLDMARIQSGGLNLREEWLALEEVIGGALSSMAPSLKGHEVQLDLPDDIVLIKGDSTLLERVFTNLIENSLKYAGNCAPRGIRAWRAATRLEISVWDGGPGIAEGDLSRIFDKFSRGDKESAVPGVGLGLAICKTIIESHGGQIWAENRAEGGAAFRLSLPLPPAPEISEEGLK; encoded by the coding sequence ATGAACCACGAACCCCAGCGTCCCGATCCTGACGCGCTGCTGCAGGCTAACCGCGAAACGCATCGCGGACGGCTGAAAATCTACTTTGGTGCCTGTGCGGGCGTGGGCAAAACCTACGCCATGCTGCAGGAGGCGCAGCGGCTGCGTGCGCAGGGGCTGGATGTCCTGATCGGGGTGGTTGAGACCCATGAGCGACCGGAAACCGCCCAGCTGCTGACAGGGTTAACCCTGCTGCCGCGTCGTGCGACCGGGCGTTCACGCCATGCGGAGTTCGATCTGGATGCCGCGCTGGCCCGCCATCCGGCGGTGATCCTGATGGATGAGCTGGCGCACACCAACGTTCAGGGATCGCGTCATCCCAAGCGCTGGCAGGATATCGAGGAGCTGCTGGAGGCGGGCATCGACGTCCTGACCACCGTGAACGTGCAGCATCTGGAAAGCCTCAACGATGTGGTCGGCGGCGTGACCGGCATTCAGGTGCGGGAAACCGTGCCCGATCCTTTCTTCGACAGCGCCGACGAGGTGGTGCTGGTCGATCTGCCGCCCGACGATCTGCGTCAGCGTCTGAAAGAGGGCAAGGTCTACATTGGCGACCGTGCGGAGCGCGCCATCGAAAACTTCTTCCGCAAAGGCAACCTGTTCGCCCTGCGTGAGCTGGCCCTGCGCCGCACGGCCGATCGGGTGGACGATCAGATGCGTGCCTGGCGTGACCAGCAGGGCCGGGATCGCGTCTGGCACACCCGCGACGCGATCCTGCTCTGCATTGGCGACGACAGCGGCAGTGAAAAGCTGGTGCGCACCGCCGCCCGGCTGGCCGCCCGGCTCGGCAGCGAGTGGCACGCGGTCTATGTCGAAACGCCCCGGCTGCACCGGCTGCCGGAAGCCCGGCGACGGGCTATCCTGCGCACCCTGCAGCTGGCGCAGGAGCTGGGCGCGGAAACCGCCACGCTCTCGGAGCCGGATGAGGCGGAGGCGGTGCTGGGCTACGCCCGCGAGCACAACCTGGGCAAAATTGTCACCGGCCGTCGTCCGCTGCGGCGCTGGCGGCGTGACAGTTTTGCCGAACGGCTGGGCCAGCTGGGGCCGGATCTCGATCTGCTGGTGGTGGCGCTGGATGAGCCGCTTAAGGATGCGCCGCATCCGCTGCCGGATGGCCGTGCCACCAGCGAAAAATGGCGGGTGCAGCTGCGCGGCGTGATGATGGCACTGGTGCTCTGCATCGTCGTTACCGCCGCCGGGCAATCCGTCCTGATCAACTTCGATCCCGCCAACTGTGTGATGATCTATCTGCTGGCGGTGGTGATCGTGGCGCTGCGCTATGGCCGCTGGCCCTCGGTGATCGCCACGGTGATGAATATCGTCGCCTTTGACCTCTTCTTTGTCGCGCCGACCGGCACGGTGGCGGTTTCCGACCTGCAATATCTGGTGACCTTCGGTGTGATGCTGGCGGTGGGGGTGATCGTCGGTAATCTGACGGCGGGCGTGCGCTATCAGGCACGAGTCGCCCGCTACCGTGAGCAGCGGGCGCGTCAGCTCTATGAGATGGCGAAATCGCTGGGCAGCGCGTTAACGCCGCAGGATATTGCCGCCACCAGCCAGCGGGTGCTCGACGCCACGCTGCAGGCGCGCTGCCTGCTGCTGCTGCCGGATGAGCAGGGTGAGCTGCAGCCGGTGGGCGAGGCACTGCCGACCAGCGAGCCGGATCGGGCAATTGCCAAATGGAGCTACAGCAAAGGCCAGCCGGCGGGTGCAGGCACCGATACCTTACCGGCGGTGCCTTATCAGATCCTGCCGCTGAAAAGCGGCGCACACTGCCGCGGCCTGCTGGTGGTGGAGCCGCAGAACCTGCGGCAGCTGATGATCCCCGAGCAGCAGCGGCTGGTGGAGACCTTCACGGTGCTGATCGCCAACGCCCTGGAGCGGATGGCGCTGTCGCACAGCGAGGCGGCCTCCCGACTTGCGGCCGAGCGGGAGCAGCTGCGTAACGCCCTGCTGTCGGCGCTGTCACACGACCTGCGCACGCCGCTGACCGTGCTGTTTGGTCAGGCGGAGATGCTGATGCTCGACCTTGCCGGTGACAACTCAAAATATGTGCCGCAGGCGAGTCAGATCCGCGAACAGACGCTGAGCACGATCCGGCTGGTCAGCAATATGCTGGATATGGCCCGCATCCAGTCGGGCGGGCTGAATCTGCGGGAGGAGTGGCTGGCGCTGGAGGAGGTGATCGGCGGCGCGCTGAGCAGCATGGCTCCGTCGCTGAAAGGGCATGAGGTTCAGCTCGACCTGCCGGATGACATTGTGCTGATCAAAGGCGACAGCACGCTGCTGGAGCGCGTCTTCACCAATCTGATCGAGAACAGCCTGAAGTATGCCGGTAACTGCGCGCCGCGCGGTATCCGCGCCTGGCGCGCCGCCACCCGGCTGGAGATTTCGGTCTGGGATGGCGGACCGGGCATTGCGGAAGGGGATCTCAGCCGGATATTTGATAAGTTTTCACGCGGCGATAAAGAGTCGGCGGTGCCGGGCGTGGGCCTGGGGCTGGCGATCTGTAAGACCATTATCGAGAGCCACGGCGGGCAGATCTGGGCCGAGAACCGGGCCGAAGGCGGCGCGGCTTTCCGCCTCTCGCTGCCCCTGCCGCCCGCGCCTGAAATTTCTGAAGAAGGGCTGAAATAA